The Pseudomonas asiatica sequence TGAACACCTTGAAATACGAAGCGGCGCGGCTCATTGGTAAAAGCCAAAATCCCTTTGTATCGAAGAAGGTCTTCACCGTACTCGCGCTGCAGGGTCTGGATGAACCCCATGAATCGGTCTGGTACAACTTCCTTCTCAGTCGTCAGAGAAACGCTCACAACTTCGTCATCATGACGGTGGAGAAGAATGGGCTTTGACTGCCCCCCATTTTCCAATCGAAGAGTCTCCAGGGTAAAAGACCCACGCCCGGTGAGTATGGAGACGTCCAGATCACAATGGCGTGTTCGGAAGTGTTCGGCTTGGGGGCTCAATCTGCGCAAGAGACCTTCGACGGCGTCAGCCTGGCTTCCGGTAAGCGTCTCGACTTTGTTCAGCAAGACCGTATCCGCAAACGCCAGTTGCTGGACGATCTCGGGGTGCCGCTTCCAGTAGCTTTCGATGTGTGCTCCATCGACAACACACACCACTGAATCCAATACCAGGTCGTCGTTCAAATCATCATCGAGCATGAAGGTTTGAGCTATTGGTGCTGGGTTGGCCAATCCTGTTGTCTCGATGACGAGGGCATCGAACCCACCCTTCTCGAGCAGGATTTCTAGACTGTGCAAAAGATCGCCGCGAACAGAACAGCACAGGCATCCATTGCTGAGCTGAATGACCTGCTCATCTCTGTTCTCAATCAGCTCTGAGTCGATCCCAAGCTCTGCAAATTCGTTGACGATGACTGCATAGCGCCTACCGCCAGGTGCGGTAAGCATCCGCCTGAGAAGCGTTGTCTTTCCGGCCCCCAAGTACCCGGTTAGCACAGTGACTGGGATTTTCATAGCGATGACTCCGACGGCAGATCCTGACATCTACTCCGCTCAAACAGCCGTTGAGCGACCCG is a genomic window containing:
- a CDS encoding CobW family GTP-binding protein, which gives rise to MKIPVTVLTGYLGAGKTTLLRRMLTAPGGRRYAVIVNEFAELGIDSELIENRDEQVIQLSNGCLCCSVRGDLLHSLEILLEKGGFDALVIETTGLANPAPIAQTFMLDDDLNDDLVLDSVVCVVDGAHIESYWKRHPEIVQQLAFADTVLLNKVETLTGSQADAVEGLLRRLSPQAEHFRTRHCDLDVSILTGRGSFTLETLRLENGGQSKPILLHRHDDEVVSVSLTTEKEVVPDRFMGFIQTLQREYGEDLLRYKGILAFTNEPRRFVFQGVQAMADGDVQRLWADGEPRVSKLVFIGRNLESEALRSSFEACLR